Proteins encoded within one genomic window of Bradyrhizobium sp. 186:
- a CDS encoding MBL fold metallo-hydrolase gives MSDNDDVPFNRNFPLKPGVVEEVRPGVRRVLCSNPSPFTFTGTVSYIVGQGKVALIDPGPDDAAHAAALLDAVSGETVTHILVTHTHRDHSPNTARIKQATGATVYAEGPHRASRPRFESEKHNPESGADRDFAPDVRIAHGDVIEGAGWRLEAVATPGHTANHLAFAWPERKFNFVGDHVMGWSTSIVAPPDGSMIDYMESLDRLAAREEDLYFSGHGPEIPDGPRFVRFLIRHRKAREASILHRLAKGEADIPTMVRAIYIGIDPRLTTAAGYSVLAHLEDLVARGVVSTDGDPVIGGTYRMV, from the coding sequence ATGTCCGATAACGACGACGTCCCGTTCAACCGCAACTTTCCACTCAAACCGGGCGTCGTCGAGGAAGTCCGCCCCGGCGTACGGCGCGTGCTCTGTAGCAATCCGAGCCCGTTCACCTTCACCGGCACGGTCAGCTACATCGTTGGGCAGGGCAAGGTCGCCCTCATCGATCCCGGTCCGGACGATGCGGCGCATGCGGCCGCGCTGCTCGATGCTGTCAGCGGCGAGACCGTGACCCACATCCTGGTCACCCACACCCACCGCGACCACTCGCCCAACACGGCGCGGATCAAGCAGGCGACCGGCGCCACTGTTTACGCCGAGGGCCCGCATCGCGCCTCGCGCCCGCGCTTTGAGAGCGAGAAGCACAATCCGGAGTCCGGCGCCGACCGCGACTTTGCGCCCGATGTCAGGATCGCCCATGGCGACGTCATTGAAGGCGCGGGTTGGCGGCTGGAAGCCGTCGCGACGCCCGGCCACACCGCCAACCACCTTGCGTTCGCATGGCCCGAGCGAAAGTTCAACTTCGTCGGCGATCACGTGATGGGCTGGTCGACCTCGATCGTGGCGCCGCCCGACGGCTCGATGATCGACTACATGGAGTCGCTCGACCGGTTGGCGGCGCGCGAGGAGGATCTCTATTTCTCCGGCCATGGCCCCGAGATCCCGGACGGCCCGCGCTTCGTGCGCTTCCTGATCCGTCACCGCAAGGCGCGCGAGGCCTCCATCCTGCACCGCCTCGCCAAGGGCGAAGCCGACATTCCGACCATGGTGCGCGCGATCTATATCGGCATCGATCCGAGGCTGACGACCGCCGCCGGCTATTCCGTGCTGGCGCATCTGGAAGACCTCGTCGCCCGCGGCGTGGTGTCGACGGATGGCGATCCCGTGATTGGCGGGACGTACCGGATGGTTTGA
- a CDS encoding acyl-CoA dehydrogenase, producing the protein MSVRPQAKDKPAAASFQWDDPFLLDEQLTEDERMVRDTARAYAQDKLLPRVAKAYLEEKTDREIFNEMGELGLIGITLPEEYGCANAGYVAYGLVAREIERVDSGYRSMNSVQSSLVMYPIYAYGDENQRKKYLPKLASGEWVGCFGLTEPDAGSDPAGMKTRAEKVSDGYRLTGTKMWISNAPIADVFVVWAKSAEHDNQIRGFVLEKGMKGLSAPKIGGKLSLRASITGEVVMDGVVVPESALLPNVSGLKGPFGCLNRARYGISWGALGAAEDCMHRARQYTLDRKQFGKPLAATQLVQKKLADMETEIALGLQASLRVGRLMDEGKFAPEMISIVKRNNCGKALDIARVARDMHGGNGISIEYHVMRHVHNLETVNTYEGTHDVHALILGRAITGIQAFF; encoded by the coding sequence ATGAGCGTGCGCCCCCAGGCCAAGGACAAGCCGGCTGCGGCTTCTTTCCAGTGGGATGATCCGTTCCTGCTCGACGAGCAGCTCACCGAAGACGAGCGCATGGTACGCGACACCGCGCGCGCCTACGCTCAGGACAAGCTGCTGCCGCGCGTCGCCAAGGCCTATCTCGAAGAGAAGACCGACCGCGAGATCTTCAACGAGATGGGTGAGCTCGGCCTGATCGGCATTACGCTGCCCGAGGAATATGGCTGCGCCAACGCGGGCTATGTCGCCTACGGGCTCGTCGCGCGCGAGATCGAGCGGGTCGATTCCGGTTATCGCTCGATGAACTCGGTGCAGTCCTCGCTGGTGATGTACCCGATCTACGCCTATGGCGACGAGAACCAGCGCAAGAAGTACCTGCCGAAGCTCGCCAGCGGCGAGTGGGTCGGCTGTTTCGGCCTGACCGAGCCCGACGCCGGCTCCGATCCGGCCGGCATGAAGACCCGCGCCGAGAAGGTCTCGGACGGCTATCGCCTGACCGGCACCAAGATGTGGATCTCGAACGCGCCGATCGCCGACGTGTTCGTGGTCTGGGCCAAGTCGGCCGAGCACGACAACCAGATCCGCGGCTTCGTGCTGGAGAAGGGCATGAAGGGCCTCTCCGCGCCGAAGATCGGCGGCAAGCTGTCGCTTCGCGCGTCGATCACCGGCGAGGTCGTGATGGATGGCGTCGTGGTGCCCGAAAGCGCGCTGCTGCCCAACGTCTCCGGCCTCAAGGGCCCGTTCGGCTGTCTCAACCGCGCCCGCTACGGCATCTCCTGGGGCGCGCTTGGCGCTGCCGAGGACTGCATGCACCGCGCCCGCCAATACACCCTCGACCGCAAGCAGTTCGGCAAGCCGCTGGCCGCGACCCAACTCGTGCAGAAGAAGCTTGCGGACATGGAGACCGAGATCGCGCTAGGCCTTCAGGCCTCTCTGCGTGTCGGTCGCCTGATGGACGAGGGCAAGTTCGCCCCGGAGATGATCTCGATCGTCAAGCGCAACAATTGCGGCAAGGCCCTCGACATCGCCCGTGTCGCGCGCGACATGCACGGCGGCAACGGCATCTCGATCGAGTATCACGTGATGCGCCACGTCCATAACCTCGAGACCGTCAACACCTACGAGGGCACTCACGACGTCCACGCCCTGATCCTGGGGCGCGCTATCACCGGCATCCAGGCGTTTTTCTAG
- the ribB gene encoding 3,4-dihydroxy-2-butanone-4-phosphate synthase codes for MPDTVQEVLQAFARGELVVVTDDEDREGEGDLIVAASLCTAEKMAFIIRHTSGIVCAPITTEDARRLRLDPMVAHNDSAHTTAFTVSIDYKPDGGTGISAEERASCCRALSNPNAGANDFARPGHIFPLIAKDGGVLLRSGHTEAAVDLCKLSGLPPVGVISELMNDDGSVMKGEQVARFAAQHKLKHVTIADMIAYRQAREKLIERVSTFVTESPIGPLQGYAYRSPFDSIAHVAFVYNGVGDGKNVLTRFHKPNIVKDTFTGHKRIAAVLEHFKKSGRGVLVYLRDGAAGVPVAPLPDESSTEADRNRQWREVGVGAQILRDLGVTSIRHLTSSVHDYKGLSGFGIEIVANEQLEI; via the coding sequence ATGCCCGATACCGTTCAGGAAGTCTTGCAGGCGTTCGCCAGGGGCGAGCTCGTGGTCGTGACAGACGACGAGGACCGCGAGGGCGAGGGCGATCTGATCGTCGCAGCCTCGCTCTGCACCGCCGAGAAGATGGCATTCATCATCCGCCATACCTCCGGCATCGTCTGCGCGCCGATCACCACCGAGGACGCGCGCCGCCTGCGGCTCGACCCGATGGTGGCCCATAACGACTCCGCCCATACCACCGCGTTCACGGTCTCGATCGACTACAAGCCCGACGGCGGCACCGGCATCTCGGCCGAGGAGCGCGCCTCGTGCTGCCGTGCGCTGTCCAATCCCAACGCCGGCGCCAACGACTTCGCCCGGCCCGGCCACATCTTCCCGCTGATCGCCAAGGACGGCGGCGTACTGCTGCGCTCCGGCCACACCGAGGCCGCGGTCGATCTCTGCAAGCTTTCAGGGCTCCCGCCGGTCGGCGTCATCAGCGAATTGATGAACGACGACGGCAGCGTGATGAAGGGCGAGCAGGTTGCGCGCTTCGCCGCCCAGCACAAGCTCAAGCACGTCACGATTGCCGACATGATCGCCTATCGCCAGGCGCGCGAGAAGCTGATCGAGCGGGTCTCGACCTTCGTCACCGAAAGCCCGATCGGGCCCTTGCAGGGTTATGCCTACCGCTCGCCGTTCGATTCGATCGCCCACGTCGCCTTCGTCTACAACGGCGTCGGCGACGGCAAGAATGTGCTGACGCGCTTCCACAAGCCGAACATCGTCAAGGACACCTTCACCGGCCACAAGCGCATAGCGGCCGTGCTCGAGCACTTCAAGAAGTCCGGCCGTGGCGTGCTGGTTTACTTGCGTGACGGCGCGGCCGGTGTGCCCGTGGCGCCGCTGCCTGACGAGTCCTCGACGGAGGCCGACCGCAACCGCCAGTGGCGCGAGGTCGGCGTCGGCGCGCAGATCCTGCGCGATCTCGGCGTCACCTCGATTCGCCATCTCACCTCCTCGGTGCACGACTACAAGGGATTGTCGGGCTTCGGCATCGAGATTGTCGCCAACGAACAGCTCGAAATCTGA
- a CDS encoding cation:proton antiporter: protein MHELIRDITLCILFAWMLGLLAHFSRQPLILAYLIAGLCIGPFGAGWVKSQESISVISELGLIFMLFMIGLEIDLKKIVRAGKVILFAAGGQLLGGCLLGILFFAGIGLSLGGGHFDALYLCVACALSSTVIIVKVLYEKRELDTLPGRVTLGVLVLQDIFAILFLAVQPSLANLQVSVILLSIGRVAVLVAAALLVSRYVLPRLFHQIARRPELILLGALAWCFLVAETAEQLSLSREMGALIAGVSLSTFPYALDVTAKVTTLRDFFITLFFVALGMTIPVPGLSVISLALMIAAFTVVSRLLTTFTPLYLLKQGLRASLLPAINLAQISEFSLVVIQTGVADHHIAPETANAASFAFVVLAVLSTFVMTRSDEITRWAIGPLKRIGLRDLDDGHAEEGHEGGHGEARRIVILGFFRAASALLAELERQNPLLLEQITVVDFNPNVYQTLLSRGLHVIYGDISNVDTLLHAGIGKSEMIILSVPDALLKGASNEKLVRHVRTLNPNALIVTTADLLSDVGELYEAGASYVTVTRLSDAHELFTVIEAAQAGLLEDKRTELDQRLSERREVLP, encoded by the coding sequence ATGCACGAGCTCATTCGCGACATCACTCTCTGTATTCTGTTTGCCTGGATGCTGGGCCTGCTCGCCCATTTCTCCCGGCAGCCGCTGATTTTGGCCTACCTTATCGCCGGCCTCTGCATAGGTCCATTCGGCGCCGGCTGGGTCAAGTCGCAGGAATCGATCAGCGTTATCTCCGAGCTTGGCCTGATCTTCATGCTGTTCATGATCGGTCTGGAGATCGACCTGAAGAAGATCGTGCGGGCGGGAAAGGTGATCCTGTTCGCGGCCGGCGGCCAGCTCCTGGGCGGCTGTCTGCTCGGCATCCTGTTCTTCGCCGGCATAGGCCTGTCGCTCGGTGGCGGGCATTTCGATGCGCTCTATCTCTGCGTCGCCTGCGCGCTCTCAAGCACCGTCATCATCGTCAAGGTGCTCTACGAGAAGCGCGAGCTCGACACGCTGCCCGGCCGCGTTACGCTTGGCGTCCTTGTGCTCCAGGATATCTTCGCCATCCTGTTTCTGGCGGTGCAGCCGAGCCTTGCCAATCTGCAAGTCAGCGTCATCCTGCTTTCAATCGGCCGTGTCGCGGTGCTGGTCGCGGCCGCGCTGCTGGTCAGCCGCTACGTCCTGCCGCGCCTGTTCCACCAGATCGCCCGCCGCCCCGAGCTGATCCTGCTCGGCGCGCTCGCGTGGTGCTTCCTGGTCGCCGAGACCGCCGAGCAGCTCTCGCTGTCGCGCGAGATGGGCGCTCTGATCGCCGGCGTTTCGCTTTCGACCTTCCCTTATGCCCTCGACGTCACGGCCAAGGTCACCACGCTCCGCGACTTCTTCATCACGCTGTTTTTCGTGGCACTCGGCATGACCATTCCGGTGCCGGGCCTCTCCGTCATCAGCCTCGCTTTGATGATCGCGGCCTTCACGGTGGTGAGTCGTCTTCTCACCACCTTCACCCCGCTCTATCTGTTGAAGCAGGGCCTGCGCGCCAGCCTGTTGCCGGCGATCAACCTGGCGCAGATCTCCGAGTTCTCGCTGGTGGTGATCCAGACCGGCGTCGCCGACCACCATATCGCACCGGAGACGGCGAATGCGGCCTCCTTCGCCTTCGTGGTGCTGGCCGTGCTCTCGACCTTCGTGATGACCCGCAGCGACGAGATCACCCGCTGGGCGATCGGTCCCCTGAAGAGGATCGGCCTGCGCGATCTCGACGACGGCCATGCCGAGGAGGGGCATGAGGGCGGCCATGGCGAGGCCCGGCGCATCGTCATCCTCGGCTTTTTCCGTGCGGCGAGCGCGCTGCTCGCCGAACTCGAGCGGCAGAACCCACTGCTGCTGGAGCAGATCACGGTGGTCGATTTCAACCCCAATGTGTACCAGACCCTGCTTTCACGCGGCCTGCACGTCATCTACGGCGACATCAGCAACGTCGATACGCTCCTCCATGCCGGAATCGGCAAGTCCGAGATGATCATCCTCAGCGTGCCGGATGCGCTGTTGAAAGGCGCCAGCAACGAGAAGCTGGTCCGCCATGTCCGCACCCTCAATCCGAACGCGCTGATCGTGACAACCGCCGATCTTCTTTCCGATGTCGGCGAGCTCTATGAGGCCGGAGCCAGCTACGTCACCGTGACCCGGCTCAGCGACGCCCATGAGCTGTTCACGGTGATCGAAGCCGCCCAGGCCGGCCTCCTGGAGGACAAGCGCACGGAGCTCGATCAGCGGCTGAGCGAGCGGCGCGAAGTGCTACCTTAG
- a CDS encoding DUF3124 domain-containing protein, whose protein sequence is MRMGLAAAMLLCPVAFTLPAVAQSAVAQSKVNIEQSFADSLTALPKEELGVSGGFYVPAYSSVAMSQGKLRVDFSVTLSVHNASETRPLVVKRIAYFDTAGKQVESYLKAPVALKPLATVSIFIPTDDVRGGTGANFIVDWAATGEIAEPAVEALMVGGVANAHYAFISQGRPTRTAGKK, encoded by the coding sequence ATGCGAATGGGGCTTGCCGCTGCAATGCTGTTATGCCCGGTCGCCTTTACTTTGCCCGCAGTCGCTCAATCCGCAGTCGCTCAATCCAAGGTCAATATCGAACAAAGCTTTGCCGATTCACTCACTGCGCTGCCGAAGGAGGAACTCGGCGTCTCCGGGGGGTTCTATGTGCCCGCCTATTCGAGCGTCGCGATGAGCCAAGGGAAGCTGCGCGTCGACTTCTCGGTGACGCTGAGCGTTCACAACGCCTCCGAGACCCGGCCACTGGTCGTCAAACGCATCGCCTATTTCGACACCGCGGGCAAGCAGGTCGAGAGCTATCTGAAGGCGCCGGTTGCGCTAAAACCACTCGCCACCGTCTCGATCTTCATTCCGACCGACGACGTGCGCGGCGGGACCGGGGCAAATTTCATCGTCGACTGGGCCGCCACGGGCGAGATCGCCGAACCGGCGGTCGAGGCCTTGATGGTTGGCGGCGTCGCCAACGCGCATTACGCTTTCATCAGCCAGGGACGTCCGACCCGGACGGCCGGTAAGAAGTAA
- a CDS encoding PLP-dependent aminotransferase family protein has product MTSSFDFAPVFPAGLPAPTARWTGLAKYSFVGGNNDSEQVPLDDLVKAANTVLRREGRTLATYGLAHGPQGYLPLREFLVTKLKRDAGINCTVDDLLIVSGSLQALDLVNNTLLARGDTVIFEQESYQGSLNRLTRLGVNVVGIPLDEDGMRMDVLAATLANLKSRGIQPKYIYTIPTVQNPTGSIMPESRRAELLRLSAEYGVPIFEDDCYADLVWSGQRPPAIHAMSPNGGVIHIGSFSKSIAPALRVGFIVAPWDVMSRMLSLKTDAGSGALEQMVLAEYCKAHFATHVPALTKALRTKLDTLMETLNEQFGTAAEFEEPKGGIFLWVKLPDQVDTLKLYQAALAAGVSINPGPEWSTNKGHSSARLRLCFASPTHQQIREGVAVLAEVCRREFGVPARSANVEKARA; this is encoded by the coding sequence ATGACGTCCAGCTTCGATTTCGCGCCCGTGTTTCCCGCAGGGCTGCCGGCCCCGACTGCGCGCTGGACTGGCCTTGCCAAATACAGCTTCGTCGGTGGCAATAACGACTCCGAGCAGGTTCCGCTCGACGACCTGGTCAAGGCTGCCAATACCGTGCTGCGGCGGGAGGGTCGGACACTCGCGACTTACGGGCTGGCGCATGGTCCGCAGGGCTACCTGCCGCTGCGCGAATTTCTCGTCACCAAACTCAAGCGCGACGCCGGCATCAACTGCACGGTCGACGATCTCCTGATCGTCTCCGGCTCGTTGCAGGCACTCGACCTCGTCAACAATACGCTGCTGGCGCGCGGCGATACCGTGATTTTCGAGCAGGAAAGCTATCAGGGCTCGCTGAACCGCCTGACGCGGCTCGGAGTCAACGTGGTCGGCATTCCCCTCGACGAGGACGGCATGCGCATGGACGTGCTGGCCGCGACGCTGGCTAACCTGAAGAGCCGCGGCATCCAGCCAAAATACATCTACACCATTCCGACGGTGCAGAACCCGACCGGCAGCATCATGCCGGAGAGCCGGCGCGCCGAATTGCTGCGGCTGTCAGCTGAATATGGCGTGCCGATCTTCGAGGACGATTGCTATGCCGACCTCGTATGGTCGGGGCAACGTCCGCCCGCGATCCACGCGATGAGCCCGAACGGCGGGGTGATCCATATCGGCTCGTTCTCCAAATCTATCGCGCCGGCGCTGCGCGTCGGCTTCATCGTCGCGCCGTGGGATGTGATGTCGCGGATGCTGTCCCTGAAGACGGACGCCGGCTCCGGTGCGCTGGAGCAGATGGTGCTCGCCGAATATTGCAAGGCGCATTTCGCAACCCACGTGCCGGCGCTGACGAAGGCGCTGCGCACCAAGCTCGATACGCTGATGGAGACGCTGAACGAACAGTTCGGGACCGCGGCCGAGTTCGAAGAACCGAAGGGCGGCATCTTCCTCTGGGTAAAGCTGCCCGACCAGGTCGATACGTTAAAACTGTATCAGGCCGCACTCGCCGCCGGCGTCTCGATCAATCCGGGGCCGGAATGGTCGACCAACAAGGGCCATTCAAGCGCGCGGCTCAGGCTGTGCTTCGCCAGTCCCACGCATCAGCAGATCCGCGAGGGTGTCGCTGTGTTGGCCGAGGTCTGCCGCAGGGAGTTCGGCGTGCCAGCGCGTAGCGCCAATGTCGAGAAGGCGCGGGCCTGA
- a CDS encoding helix-turn-helix domain-containing protein, with product MLNQVMDFAGEVLPGSCAVPPYSETVFLAELGERLRSSRMRCDLSRRELARRSGISERYIAQIEAGKGNVSIVLLLRLASAIHGSQPQVA from the coding sequence ATGCTGAATCAAGTGATGGACTTCGCGGGCGAGGTGCTGCCGGGGAGCTGCGCCGTGCCGCCTTACTCCGAGACCGTGTTCCTGGCCGAGCTCGGCGAGCGGCTGCGGTCCTCGCGCATGCGCTGCGACCTGTCGCGCCGGGAGCTTGCCCGCCGCTCCGGGATTTCGGAGCGCTATATCGCGCAGATCGAGGCCGGCAAGGGTAACGTCTCGATCGTCCTGCTGCTGCGGCTGGCCTCCGCGATCCACGGCAGCCAGCCGCAAGTGGCCTGA
- a CDS encoding IS1634 family transposase gives MFVARIPNRNSPPAILLRESYREGDKIKSRTLANLSHWPDEKIDALRRVLKGEELVSPAEQLRIERSLPHGHVAAVLGMARQLGLHRLVPDKPRRLARLALALIVARVIEPAAKLATARQLSEATAAHSLGELLDLSAVDEDELYEALDLLGTAQPGIEATLAKRHLHDGSLVLYDLTSSYLEGRHCELARHGYSRDGRSDKLQIVFGLLCAADGCPVAVEVFEGNTADPSTLAAQVDKLKARFKLSRVVLVGDRGMITSARIEADLMPAGLDWITALRAPAIRKLAEDGGPLQLSLFDDRDMAEITSPDFPGERLIVCRNPDLADERRRKRGELLAATEKDLARVKAAVQRQRNPLRGEDEIGLKVGAVLGKRKMAKHFHLAITDTSFDFSRIEDAIANEASLDGFYVLRTNVPAENLDTAATVRAYKSLAQVERAFRTIKTVELEVRPIHHRLAGRVRAHVFLCMLAYYIVWHMRRALAPILFDDHDREAADAARVSPVAKARVSAAARTKANRKHTHDGRPVHSFRTLLQDLATLTRNIVRIGQDAPAAMLTSPTPLQQDVFNRLGIPIAP, from the coding sequence ATGTTCGTCGCCCGCATTCCCAACCGCAACTCACCGCCCGCGATCCTGTTGCGCGAGAGCTATCGCGAGGGCGACAAGATCAAGTCGCGCACGCTGGCCAACCTGTCGCATTGGCCGGATGAGAAGATCGATGCGCTGCGCCGCGTCCTGAAAGGCGAGGAGCTGGTCTCGCCGGCCGAGCAACTGCGGATCGAGCGCTCGCTGCCGCACGGCCACGTGGCCGCGGTGCTCGGCATGGCGCGCCAGCTCGGACTGCATCGCCTTGTCCCGGACAAGCCCAGACGGTTGGCCAGGCTGGCTTTGGCCTTGATCGTGGCACGGGTGATCGAACCGGCCGCCAAGCTGGCCACGGCGCGCCAGCTCAGCGAGGCGACGGCGGCGCATTCGCTGGGCGAACTGCTCGATCTCAGCGCCGTCGACGAGGACGAGCTTTACGAAGCGCTCGACCTGCTCGGCACGGCCCAACCGGGGATCGAGGCGACGCTCGCCAAGCGCCATCTGCATGACGGCTCGCTGGTGCTCTACGATCTCACCTCCAGCTATCTGGAGGGGCGACATTGCGAATTGGCGCGGCATGGTTACAGCCGCGACGGTCGTTCCGACAAGCTGCAGATCGTGTTCGGCTTGCTGTGCGCCGCCGACGGCTGCCCGGTGGCGGTGGAGGTGTTCGAAGGTAACACCGCCGACCCGAGCACGCTGGCCGCGCAAGTCGACAAACTGAAGGCCCGCTTCAAGCTGTCGCGTGTGGTACTGGTCGGCGATCGCGGCATGATCACCAGCGCCCGTATCGAAGCCGATCTGATGCCGGCCGGGCTCGATTGGATCACCGCTCTGCGGGCGCCGGCGATCCGCAAGCTCGCCGAGGACGGCGGCCCGCTGCAATTGTCGCTGTTCGACGATCGCGATATGGCCGAGATCACGTCCCCCGACTTCCCCGGCGAGCGCCTGATCGTGTGCCGCAACCCGGATCTGGCCGACGAGCGTCGGCGCAAGCGCGGCGAGTTGCTGGCGGCGACCGAGAAGGATCTCGCCCGCGTCAAGGCCGCCGTGCAGCGTCAGCGCAACCCCTTGCGCGGCGAGGATGAGATCGGTCTGAAGGTCGGCGCCGTGCTGGGCAAGCGTAAGATGGCCAAGCACTTCCACCTCGCCATCACCGACACTTCGTTCGACTTCAGTCGGATCGAGGATGCCATCGCCAACGAAGCGTCGCTCGACGGCTTCTATGTGCTACGGACCAACGTGCCGGCCGAGAACCTCGACACCGCCGCCACGGTGCGTGCCTACAAGAGCCTGGCCCAGGTCGAACGCGCCTTCCGCACCATCAAGACCGTCGAACTGGAGGTGCGCCCGATCCACCATCGCCTCGCTGGCCGCGTGCGCGCCCACGTCTTCCTCTGCATGCTCGCTTATTACATCGTCTGGCACATGCGCCGCGCGCTGGCCCCGATCCTGTTCGACGATCACGACCGCGAGGCCGCCGACGCCGCGCGCGTCTCGCCCGTCGCCAAGGCCAGAGTCTCGGCCGCGGCCAGAACCAAGGCTAATCGCAAGCACACCCACGATGGCCGGCCCGTGCACAGCTTTCGAACGCTGTTGCAGGATCTCGCCACGCTCACACGCAACATCGTTCGCATCGGTCAGGACGCCCCGGCCGCTATGCTCACAAGTCCAACCCCACTACAACAAGACGTCTTCAATCGGCTCGGCATTCCTATCGCCCCATAA
- a CDS encoding aldo/keto reductase, with product MDNLKTQGISMPKLGLGTFRMQGDACRAAVESALSIGYRHIDTAEMYANEEPIGAALAAARVPRGELHVTTKVWHENLAPDAIRRAFDASLDKLRLDHVDLYLVHWPSKAANWGPVFETLMKLKEEGRTRAIGVANFTTALLKTVVEDIRAPIACNQIEYHAMLDQSKVLAYLAAKSIPLVAYCPLAQGRIAEDPVLGEIGVKHNATAAQVALKWLLDQDGVAAIPKASRRESQQANLDALKITLDDADRNKIAALSKDRRCVNPGFAPAWD from the coding sequence ATGGACAATCTGAAGACACAGGGCATCAGCATGCCCAAGCTCGGCCTCGGCACCTTCCGCATGCAGGGAGATGCCTGCCGCGCCGCGGTCGAGAGCGCGCTGTCGATCGGCTATCGCCACATCGACACGGCTGAGATGTACGCCAATGAGGAGCCGATCGGAGCCGCGCTTGCCGCCGCCCGCGTGCCGCGTGGCGAGTTGCATGTCACGACAAAAGTCTGGCATGAGAATTTGGCGCCGGACGCGATCCGCCGTGCCTTCGATGCGAGTCTGGACAAGCTCAGACTCGACCATGTCGACCTCTATCTCGTGCACTGGCCGTCGAAGGCCGCGAACTGGGGCCCGGTGTTCGAGACCCTGATGAAGCTGAAGGAGGAGGGCCGCACACGGGCGATTGGCGTCGCCAACTTCACCACCGCGCTGCTCAAGACCGTGGTCGAGGACATCAGGGCGCCGATTGCCTGCAACCAGATCGAGTATCACGCGATGCTCGATCAATCGAAGGTGTTGGCCTATCTCGCCGCCAAGTCGATTCCGCTGGTCGCCTATTGCCCGCTCGCGCAAGGGCGCATTGCCGAGGATCCGGTGCTGGGCGAGATCGGCGTCAAGCATAATGCGACTGCGGCGCAGGTGGCGCTGAAATGGCTGCTCGACCAGGATGGTGTCGCCGCGATCCCGAAGGCGTCGCGGCGCGAGAGCCAGCAGGCCAATCTGGATGCGCTGAAGATCACGCTCGATGATGCCGACCGCAACAAGATCGCCGCGCTGTCGAAGGACAGGCGCTGCGTCAATCCGGGCTTCGCGCCGGCGTGGGACTAA